GAAACCCACAAGGAAAGTCCGTTTCATCCAACAGATGTTCGAAGAGATTTTTATGGAAACAACCATCGTTTAAACCATAGAGAATTTGTGTTGGAACCGTAATTTTAGAATCCAAAATTCCTAAAATACTTTCCCGACCAGATTCAGTGAAAAGATCATTTAAGTTTCTATAATAGGACAGGGCAGAAGATAAAATTCCTGGATTTTGGAAATTAGCTTTAATCTCTGCTAAATGGTCTTGGTTTGGTGTATAACCCGGAGACCAATCTTTCCATAAAAAATCAACCAAAGCAAAATCATTAGTTCGAATCGTAAGTTCTGCTAAAAAAGGAATTTGGAATAACAAAACATACCACGAATGAATTGTTTGTTGTGGAGCCCAAAGAAAGGAATCTTGGTAAGTTCGGAGTAAAGGTACACCAAGACTTGTGATTGATTTGATGCGGTTGGGATAATACATTCCTGCTGCATAAGCAATGACTGCTCCCCAGTTGTGTCCAACTAGATGAACTTTGTCCCATTGTCTGTCTTCCATCCAACCTAAAATATCATCTACCAGATCCACCACATGTAATTTATGAGCATGGGATATAGTTGATGGTTCGTATCCTCGCATAACTGGAGCAATACAT
This genomic stretch from Leptospira meyeri harbors:
- a CDS encoding alpha/beta fold hydrolase, with the protein product MHHSEIRNSSTVFTTLETGKGEPVLFLHGFPDNHKTFAPIMEVIGKKGFQCIAPVMRGYEPSTISHAHKLHVVDLVDDILGWMEDRQWDKVHLVGHNWGAVIAYAAGMYYPNRIKSITSLGVPLLRTYQDSFLWAPQQTIHSWYVLLFQIPFLAELTIRTNDFALVDFLWKDWSPGYTPNQDHLAEIKANFQNPGILSSALSYYRNLNDLFTESGRESILGILDSKITVPTQILYGLNDGCFHKNLFEHLLDETDFPCGFRKIGFDHAGHFLHWEKRDEVTKLILEWLQKNN